Proteins encoded together in one Telopea speciosissima isolate NSW1024214 ecotype Mountain lineage chromosome 6, Tspe_v1, whole genome shotgun sequence window:
- the LOC122665905 gene encoding uncharacterized protein LOC122665905 — protein MAEGSYSGPSTLSFGAAAPPPNVPSVATAQRNPASLLNFSTCAPVPLSVTEVCAPEVSSARDDLPLLPLTTSLYPLVASSTGPDSVGPSSQGGDHLDLEAMNSFNDCIEDVGADDLRWTSFPLTWSNKRAGSNRIACKLDRFLVNEEWLTAFPSSQASFDNPDISVHSPISLAIQPFTSFGLKPFKFFDIKLKNVKAALKDWNLKVFGNISHQVVDCKERLASLQASLQTDFLNESLALEEKEVSSQLSALLAREESFLKQKSRINWLDLGDSNTAYFHRSVKARLNANSIMQLSRPDGSLVNSVKDIKD, from the exons ATGGCAGAAGGCAGCTATTCTGGCCCTTCCACTCTTAGCTTTGGAGCTGCTGCTCCTCCTCCCAACGTTCCGAGTGTGGCGACTGCTCAGAGAAACCCTGCAAGTCTTTTGAACTTTTCCACCTGCGCGCCTGTGCCCTTGTCTGTTACAGAGGTCTGTGCTCCTGAGGTTTCATCTGCAAGAGACGATCTCCCCCTTTTGCCTTTGACGACTTCTTTGTACCCTCTTGTTGCGTCTTCCACTGGCCCTGACTCGGTGGGCCCCTCCTCTCAA GGTGGGGACCATTTGGATTTGGAGGCTATGAATTCATTTAATGACTGCATTGAGGATGTAGGGGCAGATGATCTCAGATGGACTAGCTTCCCCCTCACTTGGAGCAACAAAAGGGCTGGAAGCAATCGCATTGCTTGTAAGTTGGACAGATTCCTTGTCAATGAAGAGTGGCTGACAGCCTTCCCTTCCTCTCAGGCATCTTTTGACAACCCAGACATCTCAGTTCATTCCCCCATCTCCTTAGCCATTCAACCTTTCACTTCTTTTGGCCTCAAGCCCTTtaaattctttgacat AAAGCTCAAAAATGTTAAGGCTGCTCTTAAAGATTGGAACCTCAAAGTCTTTGGCAACATTTCTCATCAAGTAGTTGATTGTAAAGAAAGGCTTGCTTCCTTACAGGCTTCTCTTCAGACTGATTTCCTAAATGAATCCCTGGCGTTGGAAGAGAAAGAAGTCTCATCTCAGCTCTCAGCTCTGCTTGCTagggaagaaagttttcttaaaCAAAAATCAAGGATCAACTGGCTCGATTTGGGAGATTCAAACACGGCCTATTTTCATCGTTCTGTGAAGGCTAGGCTTAATGCAAACTCCATTATGCAGCTCTCTCGCCCGGATGGATCTCTTGTCAATTCTGTAAAAGACATCAAAGACTAA